The sequence below is a genomic window from Mustelus asterias unplaced genomic scaffold, sMusAst1.hap1.1 HAP1_SCAFFOLD_4884, whole genome shotgun sequence.
tggagtttagaagagtgagagggaatctcatagaaacttatataattctaacagggttacacagggtagattcagaaagaatgttcccgatggtgggggagtccagaactagggggtcatagtttgaggataagggggtaaaccttttaggactgagctgaggagaaatttcttcacccagagagtggtgaagtggtcggtggcacagtgcgttcgcgctgctgcctcacagcgccagggacccgggttcgattccctgctcaggtcactgtctgtgcggagtctgcacattctccccgtgtctgcgtgggtttcctccgggtgctccggtttcctcccacagtccaaagatgcgcagattaggttgattggccgtgctaaattgccccttagcgtcagggggattaggagagtaaatatgtggggttacggtaagggcgtgggtttcctccgggtgctccggtttcctcccacagtccaaagatgtgcgggttaggttgattggccatgctaaaaaattgccccttagtgtcctgagatgcataggttagagggattagtgggtaaaatatgtagggatatgggggtaggtcctgggtgggattgtggtcggtgcaggctcgatgggccgaatggcctctttctgcactgtagggtttctattctattctatacggggatagggcctgggtgggattgtggtcgatgggccaactggcctccttctgcactccaaattctatgattctatggtggaattcactcccacagaaagtagctggggccaaaacgttgtgtgatttcaagaaggaattagttaTCGCTctcggggcgaaagggatcgagggatatggggaggaatcaggatattgaatttgatgatcacccatgattatAACGAATGGTGGAagaggatggaagggctgaatggcctcctcctgcttctagtttctatgtttcctggtGATTTGCTTCAGATTGGGACGGTGAGAAGCATTCAGGTGGGTGGTCGTGGAATTGACAAggtcgcccccgccccccctcccccagccgccGCCCCCCCGAGCCTTGGCGCAAGTCTCACCGAGGATGAGGTGGAGTTTGGTGTCGGTCTGGAAGGCGTAGTGCAGGGTAACGAGGAACGGGCTCTGCCGTATCTGCTCCAGGACCTGCCTCTCCGTCTTGGTGTGCTCCATGGTCTTGGCTTTCTGAATGATGGAGGCCTTCTTCAACACCTTCATGGCAAAGAGCTTGCCCATGTCATGTCCGCTGACCTTGCGCACCAGAAAGACCTTCCCGTAAGCTGTAGGGACAgaaatcaggacatcacagtcatcagagtaggccattcggcccctcgaacctgctcctgtATTCCCATTTCTTGCCAGTCCACCATAGCCCTTGACTCACCCGTCAATCAAACACCTGTCTAACTCCGCCCTGAATATGTCAGCCCCCATTGCTCTCTGGGTAACATAAATCTGCAAGAttaaccactctctgagagaacaAAATTCTCCGCATCTCCATCCCGAACAGGATTAGATGAGATCAGTCCatagatgtgaaggttaggttgattggccatgttcaattaacCCTAGtcccaggggattaacagggtaaatatgtggggttacggacagagggcctgggtgggattgtgctcggtggagactcaatgggccgaacggcctccttctgcactgtagagattctatgatactaatttatgaagacacagagtaaagcaccctctacactgtctccatcaaacactcccaggacagggacagcacggggttagatacagagtaaagctccctctacactgtccccatcaaacactcccaggacagatacagcacggggttagatacagagtaaagctccctctacactgtcccccatcaaacactcccaggacaggtacagcacggggttagatacagagtaaagctccctctacactgtcccccatcaaacactcccaggacaggtacagcacggggttagatacagagtaaagcaccctctacactgtcccccatcaaacactcccaggacaggtacagcatggggttggatacagagtgaagctccctctacactgtcccccatcaaacactcccaggacaggtacagcacggggttagatacagagtcaagctccctctacactgtccccatcaaacactcccaggacaggtacagcacggggttagacacagagtgaagctccatctacactgtcccccatgaaacactcccaggacaggtacagtacggggttagatacagagtaaggctccctctacactgtccccccatcaaacactcctaggacaggtacagcacggggttagatacagagtaaagctccctctacactgtcccccagcaaacactcccaggacaggtacagcacggggttagatacagagtaaagctccctctacactgtccccatcaaacactcccaggacaggtacagcacggggttagatacagagtaaagctccctctacactctcccccattgTCTCCATCACATTGCTGCCAATGAGGATTTAAGGACTCACCTCCTGTCCCGAGGACCTTCAGAAGCTCAAAGTTCTCCATTCCCACTTTCTCCGTGTATCCGGTTAAATTTGCTGTCAAAGGGAAAATAGATCAAAAGTTTGAGAATCGCATGTCAGccaggcgcgcgcacacacacacaccctctgttattctatatacaaacaccccgaacccctcgattagattccagtctgtaactcacccccgggtatctgttattctatatataaaccaccctgaacccctcgattagattccagtctgtaactcactcccaggtatctgttattctatatataaaccaccccgaaccccccgattagattccagtctgtaactcactcccgggtatctgttattctatatataaaccaccctgaacccctcgattagattccagtctgaactcactcccaggtatctgttattctatatataaaccaccccaaacccctcgattagattccagtctgtaactcactcccgggtatctgttattctatatataaaccaccctgaacccctcgattagattccagtctgtaactcactcccgggtatctgttattctgtctataaaccatcctgaaacccttgattagattccagtctgtaactcactcccaggtatctgttattctatatataaacaaccccgaacccctcgattagactccagactgtaactcactcccgggtatctgttattctatatttaaaccaccctgaacccctcgattagattccagtctgtaactcactcccgggtatccgttattctatatataaaccaccccgaacctctcgattagattccagtctgtaactcactcctgggtatctgttattctatatataaaccaccccgaacccctcgattaaattccagtctgtaactcactcccgggtatctgttattctatatataaaccatcccgaacccctcgattagattccagtctgtaactcactcccgggtatctgttattctatatataaaccaccctgaacccctcgattagattccagtctgtaactcactcccgggtatctgttattgtatatataaaccaccccaaacccctcgattagattccagtctgtaactcacccccgggtatctgttattctatatataaac
It includes:
- the LOC144491269 gene encoding ribosomal protein S6 kinase alpha-5-like, whose translation is MENFELLKVLGTGAYGKVFLVRKVSGHDMGKLFAMKVLKKASIIQKAKTMEHTKTERQVLEQIRQSPFLVTLHYAFQTDTKLHLILDYVSGGELFTHLYQRDHFSEAEVRIYIAEIVLALEHLHKLGVVYRDVKLENILLDSEGHVVLTDFGLSKEFVTDE